One Primulina tabacum isolate GXHZ01 chromosome 10, ASM2559414v2, whole genome shotgun sequence DNA segment encodes these proteins:
- the LOC142506213 gene encoding peptidyl-prolyl cis-trans isomerase Pin1-like, protein MASSGQVKASHILIKHEGSRRKASWKDPDGSRISATTRDAAVAQITSIRDDILVGKSRFEDVASRLSDCSSAKRGGDLGYFGRGQMQKPFEDATFTLKIGEISDIVDTDSGVHIIKRTG, encoded by the exons ATGGCGTCGTCCGGGCAGGTGAAGGCATCTCACATACTTATTAAGCATGAGGGCTCGCGGAGAAAGGCCTCCTGGAAGGACCCCGACGGCAGCCGCATCTCCGCCACCACCAGAGACGCCGCCGTCGCGCAGATCACGTCCATCCGCGATGATATCCTTGTTGGAAAGTCGAGATTCGAAGATGTTGCTTCTCGATTATCAGACTGTAGCTCAGCCAAGCGCGGTGGTGATCTTG GTTACTTTGGCCGTGGCCAAATGCAGAAGCCATTTGAAGATGCCACATTTACTCTGAAGATTGGAGAGATAAGTGACATTGTTGATACCGATAGCGGTGTTCACATTATAAAGAGAACAGGTTGA
- the LOC142506145 gene encoding auxin-responsive protein SAUR50-like has protein sequence MAIKKPVAKVSQATALRQILKRCSSLGKKNGYDTEDGLPVDVPKGHFALYVGRNRSRYIVPISLLTHPEFQVLLRQAEEEFGFDHEMGLTIPCEEVVFRSLTSSMLR, from the coding sequence ATGGCGATCAAGAAACCTGTAGCCAAGGTCTCCCAGGCAACAGCACTGAGGCAAATCTTGAAGAGATGCTCCAGCTTGGGTAAGAAAAATGGGTACGACACAGAAGATGGGCTGCCGGTGGACGTACCCAAAGGCCATTTCGCGCTGTACGTGGGCCGAAACCGGAGCAGATACATCGTGCCCATCTCTCTGTTGACTCATCCCGAGTTCCAGGTGTTGCTGAGACAGGCGGAAGAAGAGTTTGGATTCGATCACGAGATGGGACTCACTATCCCTTGCGAAGAAGTCGTTTTCAGATCACTGACTTCTTCCATGCTCCGATGA
- the LOC142506212 gene encoding amidophosphoribosyltransferase, chloroplastic-like, translated as MAAATKIAASAASSSSASSAFRLSSPPPQSRFFPSMFPKTLGKPLHMTSSKNPISDIVSGYKNLPNIDSNIFFPNDDDDKPREECGVVGIYGDPEAARLSYLALHALQHRGQEGAGIVALHDGVLQSVTGVGLVSEVFNESKLAQLPGDIAIGHVRYSTAGSSMLKNVQPFVAGYRFGSVGVAHNGNLVNYQVLRAELEDNGSIFNTSSDTEVVLHLIATSKARPFFLRIVEACERLEGAYSMVFLTEDKLVAVRDPFGFRPLVMGRRSNGAVVFASETCALDLIEATYEREVLPGEVLVVDKEGVSSLCLMPHQEPKSCIFEHIYFALPNSVVFGRSVYESRRAFGEILATVAPVDCDVVIAVPDSGVVAALGYAGKAGVPFQQGLIRSHYVGRTFIEPSQKIRDFGVKLKLSPVRAVLEGKRVVVVDDSIVRGTTSSKIVRLLKGAGAKEVHMRIASPPIIGSCYYGVDTPSAEELISNRMNMEEIREYIGSDSLAFLPIDSLTRLLGDDSPNFCYACFSGKYPVEPTGKVKRVGDFVDDGLSGSMESIEGGWIPGNSSPKEFKKLTWKQEIQCSS; from the coding sequence ATGGCCGCCGCCACCAAGATTGCCGCTTCCGCGGCCTCATCATCCTCTGCTTCATCGGCCTTCCGTCTCTCGTCCCCCCCTCCGCAGTCTAGGTTCTTCCCATCCATGTTCCCCAAAACCCTTGGGAAACCCCTCCATATGACCTCCTCCAAAAACCCAATCTCAGATATTGTCTCCGGGTACAAAAACCTACCGAATATAGATTCGAATATTTTTTTTCCGAATGATGATGACGATAAACCTAGAGAGGAGTGCGGGGTGGTGGGAATCTACGGTGACCCAGAGGCCGCACGTCTGAGCTACTTAGCTCTCCACGCGCTCCAGCATCGTGGTCAGGAGGGTGCAGGGATCGTGGCGTTGCACGATGGCGTGCTCCAGTCGGTTACAGGAGTTGGGCTCGTGTCCGAGGTTTTTAACGAGTCCAAATTGGCTCAGTTACCGGGAGATATCGCCATAGGTCATGTAAGATACTCCACGGCTGGTTCCTCCATGCTTAAAAATGTGCAGCCTTTTGTTGCAGGTTACCGATTCGGCTCTGTTGGGGTTGCCCACAATGGAAATTTGGTTAATTACCAGGTTTTGAGGGCGGAGCTGGAGGACAACGGATCGATTTTCAACACCAGTTCGGATACTGAGGTTGTTCTTCATTTGATTGCCACCTCGAAGGCAAGGCCCTTTTTCTTGAGGATTGTTGAGGCCTGTGAGAGGCTTGAGGGAGCATATTCTATGGTTTTCTTGACCGAGGATAAGCTCGTTGCAGTTCGTGATCCCTTTGGGTTTAGGCCGTTGGTTATGGGTCGAAGGAGCAATGGGGCTGTGGTTTTTGCATCAGAGACTTGTGCATTGGATTTGATCGAGGCGACATATGAAAGAGAGGTTTTACCGGGTGAAGTCCTTGTTGTGGATAAAGAAGGGGTGAGTTCCCTTTGTTTGATGCCTCATCAGGAACCGAAATCTTGCATTTTTGAGCATATCTACTTCGCACTTCCAAATTCTGTAGTTTTTGGGAGGTCTGTGTATGAATCAAGGCGTGCGTTTGGTGAAATCTTGGCTACAGTAGCACCTGTGGATTGTGATGTGGTGATTGCTGTGCCGGACTCAGGGGTTGTGGCAGCGCTTGGTTACGCAGGGAAAGCAGGGGTACCATTTCAACAAGGCTTGATTAGATCTCATTATGTGGGGAGGACATTCATAGAACCCTCACAAAAGATCCGAGATTTTGGTGTAAAATTGAAACTTTCGCCAGTGAGAGCCGTGTTGGAGGGGAAGCGTGTGGTGGTAGTGGATGATTCAATTGTAAGAGGAACCACATCTTCGAAAATAGTTCGGTTGCTTAAGGGGGCCGGGGCAAAAGAGGTTCACATGAGGATTGCAAGTCCACCTATCATAGGTTCTTGTTACTATGGAGTCGATACTCCTAGTGCGGAGGAGTTGATATCAAATAGGATGAACATGGAGGAGATAAGGGAGTATATTGGCTCTGATTCACTTGCATTTCTACCAATTGATAGCTTGACAAGGCTGTTGGGAGACGATTCTCCAAACTTCTGCTACGCTTGCTTTTCAGGGAAATACCCTGTCGAGCCAACAGGAAAGGTGAAAAGGGTTGGTGATTTTGTTGATGATGGGTTGAGTGGTAGTATGGAGTCCATTGAAGGAGGTTGGATTCCAGGGAACAGTAGCCCAAAGGAGTTTAAAAAACTGACTTGGAAACAGGAGATTCAATGCTCTTCGTAG